CCATGAGGAGAACCCTACGTCCCGGAATCCCGCACATCGGGGCAGGTGTTCGCCTAGGCTTGTCACAAGCTTGCGACAGCTTCGCTGCGTCAACATCATTCACTCTTGTGGGTGGAGAGACTTGCCCGAATCGCCCAGGCATGGCCGGGTTTTGAGGCAGCTGTGGCCTGCTGTACCCGTGTGAACCGTTGCGCTGAGTGATGACACCTGTGGCGAGAGTACGGCCGCCACAGTCGGCAAGTCGTGCGACCTGCGATCACTCCAACGAGTGAGCTGACCGATACCCATAGTCCGATTGGGTCATTCGAGATTGAGCCTGAAGGGGCTGTTGCAAGCTGTCGTTCTTCCGTAACGTCCTCAACTGGCAACGGTGAATATGCCGTTGCCGCCGTGGGGGAGCCTCGAATACGGGAGAGGACGGCGCCGGGATGGGCTGGGTTGACGACTGGAGTGCGCAGGCCGCCTGCCGCACGAGTGATCCGGACGAACTGTTCGTCCAGGGGGCGGCACAGAACCGCGCGAAGGCGGTCTGCAGCGGCTGCCCCGTGCGGACGGAGTGCCTCGCGGACGCCCTGGACAACCGGGTGGAGTTCGGGGTCTGGGGCGGGATGACGGAGCGCGAGCGCCGGGCGCTGCTGCGCCGCCGCCCGACGGTCATGTCGTGGCGGAGGCTGCTGGAGACGGCCCGCACCGAGTACGAGGAGTCCCTCGCGACCGGCGTGATACTGACGGACTACGCCCAGGCGGGCTGAGCCCGGCCCGGCACCGCCACCGCGCCGAGCCCCGGCCGCAGCGCCGCAGGCCGAGCCCTGGTCGGCCAGGAGCGGCGCCGCCCGGTGCAGCACCGCGCTACGACGCCCCGCTGAGCCGGTCCCCGATGGCCCGCAGCCCCTCCAGGTCGTGCACGTCGCCCGGCAGCGCCGGGACCTCCACGATCGGCACGTCCGGGTAGACCGAGACGAAGCGGTCGCGGGTGCGGCGCTCCCGCCCCATGATCTGCATCCGCTCGGCGTGCAGCCTCAGCAGCCCGGCCGCGAGCAGCTCCGCCTCCGGCGAGGAGTGCTCCGAGCCGTTCTCCTCCAGGGCCTCGGCCGCC
The genomic region above belongs to Streptomyces sp. 1331.2 and contains:
- a CDS encoding WhiB family transcriptional regulator, whose translation is MGWVDDWSAQAACRTSDPDELFVQGAAQNRAKAVCSGCPVRTECLADALDNRVEFGVWGGMTERERRALLRRRPTVMSWRRLLETARTEYEESLATGVILTDYAQAG